Within Alteribacter lacisalsi, the genomic segment GGACGTCAAAGACGATCGCGGAAGGTATGTATATAAATGCCGATGATCCGAAACGGACGATCCGTTCAGCCTCTATGGGGGATGAAACCATCATGATCGTTGGCGGGGAGAAACATAAAACCGGGCAGGGCATTGATACATCCAGGCACTACGAAGCCCTTTCAGCTTACAGCCTTGAAATGTTTCCCGACAGTGAAATCCTGTACCGCTGGGCTTCCCACGACTGGATAACGATTGACCGCATGCCCTATATCGGTCCGGTAACAGAGAAGAAAAGCAACATCTTTGCAGCGACCGGCTTTCATAAATGGGGTATGACCAACGGGACGATTGCAGCCCGCGTGATTCGGGATGCGATTCAGGAGAAAGATCATCCCTACCGTGAACTGTTTACTCCTCACCGCCTGAAAGCCGATCCGTCCTTTAAGGAGTTCGTGAAAGAAAACGCGAATGTGGCAAAAGAGCTGATTAAAGGAAAAGTGGAGCTTACAGGAAGGGACCCTGAGGATCTGGAAAATGACCAGGGCGCAGTTGTGCGGGTAAACGGCAAGCGTGCAGGTGCCTACCGTGATACAGAGGGCTGCCTTCACATCGTGGATACGACGTGCACCCACCTCGGCTGCGAGGTGGAATGGAACGACGGGGACCGGACGTGGGACTGCCCGTGCCACGCCTCCCGATTTGACGTAGACGGCACTGTCGTGGAAGGGCCTGCAAGCGAGCCGCTGACAAAGATTGAGCCTTAACCGGCCGATTAAATGTCCTGCATAAGTAAAAAGGCCCTCTCATTTGAGGGCCTTTAGTTTTTTGCTGTATTCTGCATCAGGTCGTGTATTTTGTCTTTTCACGACTTAACTCCATTAAAACTCTGAGTTAAGTAGTAAATCATGCTTTTTTAAGACTTAACTCTTTCATAACACTGCGTTAGGTCGTGAAATCTCCTTTTTTGCGACTTAACTCCATCAAAACTCTGCGTTAGGTCGTAATTGCTCACTCCAGCCTCGTGTGAAACTCATAATACGTGAAACATCCTCACGTTCCCGGCCGTAAAAGAACTGATCACTTTTTACAGGAGGCTTCCAGCAGTGAAAAAGAAACGAAAAGATCCAACTCGTGCAGCCGCAGACGGCGCAAAGGCCGATCTTGCCATTTTTATTCTGGAAATTCTGCTGTACGTTCCCCGCCTTGCCGGCCGATTCATCAGAAATCTTTAAAAAACTATTTGTTCTTATCCGCCAGCGGCTTGGGATCGTAGCTTGTTCCTGTCGCATCGGTCAGGTCACTGATCGCCTGCCAGAGATGAGGATAAAATTCAAACTTGGCTCCACGTTCAAGCATCTGGGCAGGAACCCCTTTGAGGCTTTTCGTATTGAGACCGATCATCCGGCGTACGAGCTGGATGTGCTGGTGCCGGAACGACTGGAAGCATTCATCAAAACGTGTGAGCGTCTGCATCAGCTGAAATAGAGCAAAGTAACTGCTTTTATTTTCATGCAGCTCCAGCAGTGAGAGATTCTCCTTTTTGATCAGCGCTTCGAACGGCTCCCACAGTGTCGGACCAAGACGGAGGATTTCGTTAAATCCAGGAGAGTCCTGGCCGCTGCCCCGTCCGAGAGCGAGGCGGATCGTATGATAATCTCTCGGGCTGATGACCTTTACCATGTCAAAAACGGCCGGAAGATGCTCAAGGTGCATGTTAACCCGGTTCAGTTTTTCCACTGCCCGTTCCACTCCACCTTCACGCATGTACGTATCCGCCTGATGAATGTATTGGATAATCAGCTTAAAATGCAGCTCGGAAATCTGATGTATCACCTGAAACGTCATTTCCTCATCACAGCTGGCCTCGTCCTCTGTCACCTGCAGTGCCAGCAGTTCGTCCGTATTGATGTATTTCTCGTAATCTGTCTTCGCCATGATTCAACAACCCCTTCGTCAAATGTAAGCGCATTCAATCTGTCTCCTGTCCAGTTTACTAGATTAACCCCGGCGTTGCCACACCGTTTTGCTGACGAAGCCTCTGACAAGGCCTTCCCGGCAAAAAAATAGTGCCCGGCCCCTCCT encodes:
- a CDS encoding tryptophan 2,3-dioxygenase family protein — translated: MAKTDYEKYINTDELLALQVTEDEASCDEEMTFQVIHQISELHFKLIIQYIHQADTYMREGGVERAVEKLNRVNMHLEHLPAVFDMVKVISPRDYHTIRLALGRGSGQDSPGFNEILRLGPTLWEPFEALIKKENLSLLELHENKSSYFALFQLMQTLTRFDECFQSFRHQHIQLVRRMIGLNTKSLKGVPAQMLERGAKFEFYPHLWQAISDLTDATGTSYDPKPLADKNK